GCCACGCGATGGCTGACGCGCTCCACCACCGCCATGTCGTGCGAGATAAACAGGAAGGCGATGCCGAGCTCGCGCTGCAGGTCGAGCATCAGGTTGACGATCTGCGCCTGGATCGACACGTCCAGCGCCGACACCGATTCATCCGCCACCACCACCTTGGGGTTCAGCGCCAGCGCGCGCGCAATGCAGATGCGCTGGCGCTGGCCGCCGGAAAACTCGTGCGGATAGCGCGCCGCGTGCGACGGATCCAGCCCCACCTTGTCGAGCAGCCACGCCACGCGCTGCTGCGCGTCCTTGCCGCTGGCAACCTGGTGCACCAGCAGCGGCTCCATGATCGAATAGCCGACCGGCACGCGCGGATCGAGCGAGGCGAACGGGTCCTGGAAAATGAACTGGATATTGCGGCGCAGGGTCTGCAGCGCCGCGCCTTCGAGCTTGCTGATGTTCTGCCCGTTGAATTCGATGGTGCCGCTCTGGCTTTCCACCAGGCGCAGCAGCGAGCGGCCGGTGGTGGACTTGCCGCAACCGGATTCCCCCACCAGCGCCAGCGTCTCGCCGGGATAGAGATCGAAGCTGACCTGCTCCACCGCGTGCACGCGCCGCGTCACGCGGCCGAACAGGCCGCCGGGGACGTCGAATCGCGTGACCAGGTCCTGCACCCGCAGGATCGGCGCGACGCCCGGGGCCACCGTATCCTGCGGCGCGGCCGGCTCGGGGCTGGCGCTGTCCAGGCGCAGCAGCGGGAACTTGGCCGGCAGGTCGGTGCCGCGCATGGCGCCCAGCCGCGGCACCGCCGACAGCAGCGCGCGTGTGTACGGATGCGCCGGCGCGCGGAACACGTCGTCGGAAGTGCCCTCTTCCACCTTCTCGCCGCGGTACATCACCAGCACGCGGTCGGCCACTTCGGCGACCACGCCCATGTCGTGGGTGATGAACACCACGCCCATGTGCATCTCCGCCTGCAGACTGCGGATCAGCTGCAGGATCTCGGCCTGGATGGTGACGTCCAGCGCCGTGGTCGGTTCGTCGGCAATCAGCAGTGCCGGCTTGCACGACAGCGCCATCGCGATCATCACCCGCTGGCGCATGCCGCCGGAAAGCTGGTGCGGATAGCGCTCGAGCACGCGGCGCGCTTCGGGGATGCGCACCAGCTCCAGCATGCGCAGCGCCTCGGCGCGAGCCGCCGCGCGGCTCTTGCCCTGGTGCAGGCGGATCGATTCCGCGATCTGCTCGCCCACCGGGAACACGGGGTTGAGCGAGGTCATCGGCTCCTGGAAGATCATCGCCACGTCGGCGCCGCGCACGCTGCGCAGCGTCGCGTTGTCCGCGCGCACCAGGTCGATCACCTCGCCGCCGCGCCGGCGCAGTGCCATGCTGCCCGATGCAATCTTGCCGCCGCCATGCTCGACCAGCCGCATCAGCGCCAGCGAGGTCACCGACTTGCCCGAGCCCGACTCGCCCACCACCGCCAGCGTCTCGCCGCGATCGACATGGAAGGACAGGTTGCGTACGGCCTCGACGGTACGCTCGGACGTGGCGAAGCGCACGGTAAGCCCGTCTACCTGGACGACGCGCTCGGGCGGCATGACGATGCCAGATGCGGGAACGCGCGCTGGCGCTGGGGTAGTAACCACGGGTACTCCTTGGATGGCGGGATGCGGGACGGCCTGGCAGGCGGCGCGTCAGCCGTAGATCGACACGTCGACGGCCTCGCCCACCCGGGCGACACCGCGGTACATGCCTTCGGTGTTGAACGGCAGCGTGACGTTGCCATCGCGGTCCACCGCGATCAGGCCGCCGCGGCCCTGGATGGCAGGCAGCTTTTCCATCACCACGCGCCGCGCCGCCTCGTCGAGCGGCAGGCCGGCATAGCGCATCTGCGCGGCGACGTCGTGCGCGGCCACGGTGCGGATAAACATCTCGCCAGTGCCGGTGGCGGACACGGCGGCCACGTCGTCGGCATAGCAGCCGGCGCCGATCAGCGGGGTATCGCCGACGCGGCCCACCTGCTTGTTGGTGACGCCGCCGGTGGACGTGGCCGCCGCGAGGTTGCCGCGGCAGTCGCAAGCGACGGCGCCAACGGTGCCGAACTTGCTGTCGGGATCGATCGGCGCCGTGCCCCGCGCCTGCTGCGCCGCCAGCGTGGCGGCGTCGTGATCGAGCAAGGCCATGCCGGCATTGCCGCGCGCACGCTGCCACTGGTCGTGGCGGGCCTGGGTGAAGTAGTACTCGGGCGCTACCAGTTCCAGCCCCTGCGCCTGCGCGAAGGCCTCGGCGCCGGCGCCGGCAAACAGCACATGTTCGCTGTGATCCAGCACCGCGCGCGCGGCCAGCACCGGGTTGCGCAGGCGCGTAACGCATGCCACCGCGCCGGCATTGCGCGTGGCGCCGTCCATCACCGCCGCATCCAGTTCATAGGTGCCGGCGTGGGTCAGCACCGCGCCCTTGCCGGCGTTGAACAGCGGGCATTCTTCGAGCAGGCGCACCGCCTCGGTGACGGCGTCGAGCGCGCTGCCGCCATCGGCCAGGATGCGCTGGCCGGCTTGCAGCACGTGTTGCAGCGCTTCGATGTATTCGCGTTCGCGGGCCGCATCCATCGCCGCGCGGGTGATGGTGCCGGCGCCGCCGTGGATGGCAATGACAGCTGCTTGCATAAGGGGACTCAGGACTTGCGGGTGTTGGACGACCGCGCGCGCCGGGCGCCGGCCTTGGGTTCGGTGGATTGCGCCGGCATCGGCGCGGCCCGGCGCCCCGGCTCGGCATCGGGCGTGCCATACAGCCACGGCAGCAGGAATTCGGTCATTTCCGCGGCGGCCTTGACCGGGCGTTCGGCCCGGTGCGCGACCGCGCCGCACAGCGCCTCGATCAGCGCCAGCACGGTGGCATCGGAGTTGGCCGAGAGCCGGTTGCCGGCTTGCGCATACAGCGCGATATCGGCCAGCGGCGCCAGCGGCGAGGTCGGGCCGTCGGTCAGCGCCAGCACCTGGCCGCCGTGTGCCTTGACGCGCTGGGCCAGCTCGATCGAATCGGTCACATAGCGCGGGAAGGCGATCACGATCAGCAGGTCGCTCGGCTGCAGCTTGAACAGCTGGCGCGCGGCGTGCGAGGCGCCGCCCGCACCGGCGACCGAGGTCACCATGCGGCAATGCATTTCCAGGCCGTGCTGCAGCAGCCCGGCAAGGAAACCGCTGGCGCCGAAGCCCGCCACGTAGACGCGCTGCGCCCCCAGGATCGCCGAGACCGCGCGCTCGCATGCCTGCGCGTCGATGCCGCGCCTCGTGGCTTCGGCATTGGCCGCCGCATCCTCGAGCGAGGCGGCGAACACTTCGGCCACGGTGGCGGGTCGTTCCAGCTCGCTGCGCAGCCGCTCCACCGGCGCCAGCGTGGCTTCGAAACCGCGCACCAGCTCGGCCCGGAACTGCGGATAACCGTCGAAGCCGAGCGCCCGCGCGAAGCGGTTGGCGGTCGCCACCGAGACCTCGACCGCCGCGGCAAATTCATCGATGCGCATGGTTGCCGCGCGGAACAGATTGGCCAGCACGTATTCCGCCATGCGGCGGTGCGCCGGCGTCAGTGCCGGCAGGCTGCGTGCAATGCGGTCCGAAATCGAATGGCCAATGGGCATGGTGGAAGCGGTTGATCGACTGCGCATTAGCGGGCGCGTCGTTGTGAAAATGAATTTACACGCAACCGACTTACAAGAAAATAGAGTTTTGCCAGACCAAGGGTAATCCCTGAATTCGGCGGCTTTAGCGGCACTTTCACGGTGCATGCATTGACGCGCTTCGACCCGCTTTGGCGCGCCCCTTGCACCGGCACGGCGTGCCGCGCACCGGAAACGCTACAATGCGGGCCAGCGCCACAGCGCAGGCCGCGGCCCGCGTTCACGGCGCTTTTTCTGTTTTTCACTCAGGCATTTCCCCTCTCGTGATCCGAATCGACCAGCTAGTCCTTCAGCGCGGCACCAAGGTGCTGTTCGACCACACCAGCGTGACGCTCAACCCGGGCGAGCGCGTGGGCCTCGTCGGCGCCAACGGCAGCGGCAAGTCGACGCTGTTCGCGCTGCTGCGCGGCGAGCTGCATCCGGACGGCGGCGATGTCAGCGTGCCGGCGCAGTGGCGGATCGCCCACGTGGCGCAGGAAACGCCGGCGGTCAGCCGCACCGCGGTCGACTACGTGATCGACGGCGATACCCGCCTGCGCGAGATCGAAGCCGCCATTGCCGCGGCGCAGGCCAGCGGCGACGGCAGCGCCGAAGGCGAAGCCCATGCCGCCTATGCCGACGCCGACGGCTACACCGCGCCGGCGCGTGCCGAGGCCCTGCTGCTGGGCCTGGGCTTCACGCTGGCGCAGGTATCGCAGCCGGTGGCATCGTTCTCGGGCGGCTGGCGCATGCGCCTGAACCTGGCACAGGCGCTGATGTGCCCGTCGGACCTGCTGCTGCTCGACGAACCGACCAACCACCTGGACCTGGACGCCATCGTCTGGCTGGAAGACTGGCTGGCGCGCTACCCGGGCACGCTGGTGATGATTTCGCACGACCGCGAGTTCCTCGACGCGATCTGCAATGTCACGGTGCATATCGAGAACCAGCAGCTGCGCCGCTACGGCGGCAACTACACGCTGTTCGAGACCCTGCGGCTGCAGCAGATGGCGCAGCAGCAGGCCGCCTACGCGCGCCAGCAGAAGGAAATCGCGCACCTGGAATCGTTCATCACCCGCTTCAAGGCCAAGGCGACCAAGGCGCGCCAGGCGCAGAGCCGGGTCAAGGCGCTGGAGAAGATGGAGCGGCTGGCGCCGGTGCACGTCGCCGCCGGCTTCGCCTTCGAGTTCCGCGAGCCCGATGCCGCGCCCAACCCGATGATGGTGCTCGACGGCGTCGATTGCGGCTACGCCGAAGCCGATCCGCCCGTCACCATCCTGCACAACCTGGCACTGTCGATCCAGAACGGCCAGCGCATCGGCCTGCTGGGCGCGAACGGCCAGGGCAAGTCGACACTGGTCAAGACCCTGGCCGGCACGCAGGACCCGCTCAAGGGCACCCTGCGCCTGGGCAAGGGACTGCAGATCGGCTACTTCGCCCAGCACCAGCTGGAAACGCTGCGCGACCACGACTCCGCGCTGCAGCACCTCGCGCGCCTGGCGCCGGACGTGCGCGAGCAGGAACTACGCGACTTCCTCGGCAGCTTCAACTTCCGCGGCGACATGGCCACCACGCCGATCGAGCCCTTTTCCGGCGGCGAAAAGGCCCGGCTGGCGCTGGCGCTGATCGTCTGGCAGAAGCCCAACCTGCTGCTGCTCGACGAACCGACCAACCACCTCGACCTCGATACGCGCGAGGCGCTGACCATGGCGCTGGCGCAGTTCGAAGGCACGCTGATCCTGGTCTCGCACGACCGGCACCTGCTGCGCGCCACCGCCGACCAGTTCATGCTGGTGGCCGACGGCACCATCCGGCCTTTCGATGGCGACCTGGACGACTACCGCGACTGGCTGCTGCAGCAGGCCGCGGCCAAGCGCAATGCCGCCACCGCCGCGCACCAGGCGGAAAACGCCGGCGAGGCCGCCGTCAACCGCAAGGACCAGCGCCGCGCCGAAGCGGACGAGCGCCAGCGGCTGTCGGCGCTGCGCAAACCGCTCACCAAAGAACTGGAAAAGGTCGAAAAACGCATGGCGGTGCTGCAGTCCGCCAAAGCGGAGATCGACCAGTTCATGGCCGACGAAGGCAGCTACGCCGAAGCCAACAAGATGAAGCTGATGGAGATGCTCAAGCGCCAGGGCGAGGTCAACGGCGAGCTCGAGACGCTGGAAGAAAAGTGGCTGGAACTGCAGGAGCAGATCGAGCAGATTGCCTGATCGGTCTGGGGTTCGAGTCTCCTCCCTCGCACCACCGCAAAAGAGAAACGGCGCCGATGGCGCCGTTTCTCTTTGTGTCGTTCGCTTACCCGAGGGCTCAGCGGAAATTCTTCTCCCTGCGGATCAGCCCCACCGCCAGCGTCAGCGTCAGGATAAACAGCCAGATCAGCGACCAGGCCGGCACCGACAGCCCCAGCACCGGCGGCAGCGGCGCAGTGCACAGGCCGTCGGAGTAGAACAGCTGCGGCAGCACCTTGGCGGTGGGCAGCGCATTGACCCAGTTCTCGAGCGGATCGATGCCGCACGATGCCTTGGGATTGAGCAGCAGCGACACATGGTAGACCGCCACCGCAATGCCGGCGATGCCCGACAGCATGCCCAGGCCCTGCCACAGCGAGCGCGTGTTCTGCGCCACCGCGGCCAGCAGCGAGAACAGCCCGATGCCGATAAAGGCGAAGCGCTGCATCACGCAGAGCGGACAAGGCTGGTAGCCCTTTTCGATCTGCAGGTAGAGCGCGACGCCGACCAGGGCGAAGGAGACGATGGCAATCAGCAGGAAATAGGCGCGGGAATTGGCTTGCATCATTGGAACCCAGGTGATCCGGTAATCATTGCCGTCAGTGGAGGGCGCGGCAGTGCTGCGCATTATTACCGATTTTGCGGCGCCTGCCCTTGGCGCCACATGCGGCGCCGGGCCCTTGGCTCGTGGCGGACTGACGCATGGACATCAGGCGCACGATGCCAGCCACGCCGCGCGCGGCAAGCGGTACAGGCAATGCGGCCGTAACGGGTGTCCCGGCGGCAATGCGGGATGGTCGAAGCCCTCGGCATCCTGGCGCATGCCAAGCCGTTCCATCACCGCGCGCGAGCGGGCATTGGCGAGCGTGGTGAAGGCGACGATTTCATTCAGCGCCAGGCGGCCGAAGCCGTAGGCGAGCGCGCCGCGCGCCGCCTCGGTGGCGTAGCCCTGCCCCCAGGCCTGCCGCGCCAGCCGCCAGGCGATCTCCACGCACGGCGCGAACGGCAGCGCGGCGGCCGGCTCGTGCAGTCCGACAAAGCCGAGGAAGGCATCGTCGGCGATGCGTTCGACGACCCAGACGCCCCACCCCTGCTGCGCGATCAGGCTGCGGCAGCGCCCGGCCATCGCATCGCTTTCGGCCCGGGTCAGTGGAGCCGGGAAATAGCGCATCACCTGCGCATCGGCATTGAGCGCGGCAAACGGCGCATAGTCTTCGTCGCGCCACTGGCGCAGCCGCAAGCGGCCAGTCTCGAAGGCGATGCCGGTGTCCATGGCTCAGTCCAGGTGGCGCACGCGGTCGATGGCCTGCTCGATGCGTTCGACCGCGATCACCTCGAGCCCGTCGATCTTCTGCTTGGGCGCATTGGCCTTGGGGATCACGGCCAGCGTAAAGCCCAGCTTGGCCGCTTCCTTCAGGCGTTCCTGCCCGCGCGGGCTGGGGCGGATCTCGCCGGCCAGGCCCACTTCGCCGAACACCACCAGGCCGCGCGGCAGCGGCTTGTTGCGCATCGACGAGTGGATCGACAGCAGCACCGCCAGGTCCGCCGCGGGTTCGGTAATCTTGACGCCGCCCACTGCGTTCAGGAAGACATCCTGGTCGAAGCAGGCAATGCCCGCGTGCCGGTGCAGCACGGCCAGCAGCAAGGCCAGCCGGTTCTGCTCCAGCCCCACCGCCAGCCGGCGCGGGTTGGGCACATGCGCGGTATCGACCAGCGCCTGGATTTCGACCAGCAGCGGGCGCGTGCCTTCCTGCGTCACCAGCACGCACGAGCCCGGCACGGTCTCTTCATGCTGCGACAGGAATAGCGCCGACGGATTACTGATACCGCGCAGGCCGCGCTCGGTCATGGCGAACACGCCCAGCTCGTTGACCGCGCCGAAGCGGTTCTTGAAGGCGCGGATCAGCCGGTGCGACGAATGGGTATCGCCTTCGAAATACAGCACCGTATCGACGATATGCTCGAGCACGCGCGGCCCGGCCAGGCTACCCTCCTTGGTCACGTGGCCGACCAGGATGATGGTGGTGCCGCTGCTCTTGGCGATGCGCGTGAGCTGCGCCGCGCATTCGCGCACTTGCGCCACCGAGCCGGGCGCCGAGGTCAGCGCCTCGGAATACAGCGTCTGGATCGAATCGATCACCGCGACCTCGGGCTTTTCCACTTCCAGCGTGGCCTGGATCTTCTCCAGCTGGATTTCGGCGAGCAGCCCCAGCGACGGGCTTTCCACGCCCAGGCGTTGCGCCCGCAGCGCGATCTGCGCGCCCGATTCCTCGCCGCTGACGTAGAGCACGCGGCGCTGTCCGGCCAGGTTGGCCAGTGCCTGCAGCAGCAGCGTGGACTTGCCGATGCCGGGATCGCCGCCGATCAGCACCACGCCGCCCGACACCAGGCCGCCGCCAAGGACCCGGTCGAACTCATCGATGCCGCTGGAAAAGCGCGGCACGTCGGCGGCTTCGATCTCGGCCAGCTTGCGCACCGTGGCCGATGCCGCGAGCGGCTGGAAGCGCTTGTTCGCGGCGGATTCCGCCACGGTCTCCACCAGCGTGTTCCACTGCTGGCAATGCGGGCACTGGCCGGCCCAGCGCGGCGTGGTGCCGCCGCATTCGGTACAGGTATAGACAGTCTTGCTCTTGGCCAACGGAGGTCCTTGCAGAAAGAATCGAGCCGGGTGTGAAAGCGACCCGGCCCGCGGAAGTGGCGTAGTGGGCGAAGCGGCCCGAGGCAGCGCACGCGTACACAGCGTAACCGTGCGGCGCTGCGCCTGCACCGCCGCCAGGCGCGCACGCCGGCTACATCAGGCGACCGCTGGCGCGGCGCTGTCCGATGCCGTGATGGTCGCCACCGTGGTCGGCACGCGCGGCGCCAGCGCGCACATCAGCTCGTAGCCGACC
The window above is part of the Cupriavidus taiwanensis LMG 19424 genome. Proteins encoded here:
- a CDS encoding dipeptide ABC transporter ATP-binding protein, whose product is MPPERVVQVDGLTVRFATSERTVEAVRNLSFHVDRGETLAVVGESGSGKSVTSLALMRLVEHGGGKIASGSMALRRRGGEVIDLVRADNATLRSVRGADVAMIFQEPMTSLNPVFPVGEQIAESIRLHQGKSRAAARAEALRMLELVRIPEARRVLERYPHQLSGGMRQRVMIAMALSCKPALLIADEPTTALDVTIQAEILQLIRSLQAEMHMGVVFITHDMGVVAEVADRVLVMYRGEKVEEGTSDDVFRAPAHPYTRALLSAVPRLGAMRGTDLPAKFPLLRLDSASPEPAAPQDTVAPGVAPILRVQDLVTRFDVPGGLFGRVTRRVHAVEQVSFDLYPGETLALVGESGCGKSTTGRSLLRLVESQSGTIEFNGQNISKLEGAALQTLRRNIQFIFQDPFASLDPRVPVGYSIMEPLLVHQVASGKDAQQRVAWLLDKVGLDPSHAARYPHEFSGGQRQRICIARALALNPKVVVADESVSALDVSIQAQIVNLMLDLQRELGIAFLFISHDMAVVERVSHRVAVMYLGQIVEIGPRRAIFENPQHPYTKKLMSAVPIADPARRHLRREPLNDEIPSPIRAVGDEPVVQPLVQVAGSGALGHFVARHAVGGAY
- a CDS encoding isoaspartyl peptidase/L-asparaginase family protein; the protein is MQAAVIAIHGGAGTITRAAMDAAREREYIEALQHVLQAGQRILADGGSALDAVTEAVRLLEECPLFNAGKGAVLTHAGTYELDAAVMDGATRNAGAVACVTRLRNPVLAARAVLDHSEHVLFAGAGAEAFAQAQGLELVAPEYYFTQARHDQWQRARGNAGMALLDHDAATLAAQQARGTAPIDPDSKFGTVGAVACDCRGNLAAATSTGGVTNKQVGRVGDTPLIGAGCYADDVAAVSATGTGEMFIRTVAAHDVAAQMRYAGLPLDEAARRVVMEKLPAIQGRGGLIAVDRDGNVTLPFNTEGMYRGVARVGEAVDVSIYG
- a CDS encoding MurR/RpiR family transcriptional regulator, giving the protein MPIGHSISDRIARSLPALTPAHRRMAEYVLANLFRAATMRIDEFAAAVEVSVATANRFARALGFDGYPQFRAELVRGFEATLAPVERLRSELERPATVAEVFAASLEDAAANAEATRRGIDAQACERAVSAILGAQRVYVAGFGASGFLAGLLQHGLEMHCRMVTSVAGAGGASHAARQLFKLQPSDLLIVIAFPRYVTDSIELAQRVKAHGGQVLALTDGPTSPLAPLADIALYAQAGNRLSANSDATVLALIEALCGAVAHRAERPVKAAAEMTEFLLPWLYGTPDAEPGRRAAPMPAQSTEPKAGARRARSSNTRKS
- a CDS encoding ATP-binding cassette domain-containing protein, which gives rise to MIRIDQLVLQRGTKVLFDHTSVTLNPGERVGLVGANGSGKSTLFALLRGELHPDGGDVSVPAQWRIAHVAQETPAVSRTAVDYVIDGDTRLREIEAAIAAAQASGDGSAEGEAHAAYADADGYTAPARAEALLLGLGFTLAQVSQPVASFSGGWRMRLNLAQALMCPSDLLLLDEPTNHLDLDAIVWLEDWLARYPGTLVMISHDREFLDAICNVTVHIENQQLRRYGGNYTLFETLRLQQMAQQQAAYARQQKEIAHLESFITRFKAKATKARQAQSRVKALEKMERLAPVHVAAGFAFEFREPDAAPNPMMVLDGVDCGYAEADPPVTILHNLALSIQNGQRIGLLGANGQGKSTLVKTLAGTQDPLKGTLRLGKGLQIGYFAQHQLETLRDHDSALQHLARLAPDVREQELRDFLGSFNFRGDMATTPIEPFSGGEKARLALALIVWQKPNLLLLDEPTNHLDLDTREALTMALAQFEGTLILVSHDRHLLRATADQFMLVADGTIRPFDGDLDDYRDWLLQQAAAKRNAATAAHQAENAGEAAVNRKDQRRAEADERQRLSALRKPLTKELEKVEKRMAVLQSAKAEIDQFMADEGSYAEANKMKLMEMLKRQGEVNGELETLEEKWLELQEQIEQIA
- a CDS encoding disulfide bond formation protein B; this encodes MQANSRAYFLLIAIVSFALVGVALYLQIEKGYQPCPLCVMQRFAFIGIGLFSLLAAVAQNTRSLWQGLGMLSGIAGIAVAVYHVSLLLNPKASCGIDPLENWVNALPTAKVLPQLFYSDGLCTAPLPPVLGLSVPAWSLIWLFILTLTLAVGLIRREKNFR
- a CDS encoding GNAT family N-acetyltransferase: MDTGIAFETGRLRLRQWRDEDYAPFAALNADAQVMRYFPAPLTRAESDAMAGRCRSLIAQQGWGVWVVERIADDAFLGFVGLHEPAAALPFAPCVEIAWRLARQAWGQGYATEAARGALAYGFGRLALNEIVAFTTLANARSRAVMERLGMRQDAEGFDHPALPPGHPLRPHCLYRLPRAAWLASCA
- the radA gene encoding DNA repair protein RadA — protein: MAKSKTVYTCTECGGTTPRWAGQCPHCQQWNTLVETVAESAANKRFQPLAASATVRKLAEIEAADVPRFSSGIDEFDRVLGGGLVSGGVVLIGGDPGIGKSTLLLQALANLAGQRRVLYVSGEESGAQIALRAQRLGVESPSLGLLAEIQLEKIQATLEVEKPEVAVIDSIQTLYSEALTSAPGSVAQVRECAAQLTRIAKSSGTTIILVGHVTKEGSLAGPRVLEHIVDTVLYFEGDTHSSHRLIRAFKNRFGAVNELGVFAMTERGLRGISNPSALFLSQHEETVPGSCVLVTQEGTRPLLVEIQALVDTAHVPNPRRLAVGLEQNRLALLLAVLHRHAGIACFDQDVFLNAVGGVKITEPAADLAVLLSIHSSMRNKPLPRGLVVFGEVGLAGEIRPSPRGQERLKEAAKLGFTLAVIPKANAPKQKIDGLEVIAVERIEQAIDRVRHLD